A genomic window from Antedon mediterranea chromosome 4, ecAntMedi1.1, whole genome shotgun sequence includes:
- the LOC140047623 gene encoding uncharacterized protein, whose product MADKQSTTRSGREYSGGDETDSDVESVQSVQPEQQAEESGPTSGHNPTGADSFSKDFLLLMQQQMQQQMQQQMQQQMQQQMQQQNLMMQQMMDRQERLRREDMEKQQALVMALMDKQKDSEEKRLKDIMRLKEVQIAKLSDSDDIENYLTTFERIANTYEWRKEHWVVKLIPHLTGKARAAYASLPVTESNQYDIVKKAILQRYDITEETYRQRFRSIKKKSEESYREMYVRLKDLFTKWARPADKSKDDLAEIVILEQLIDIMPTGVQIWVKEHKPDSGLNAAELADNYFQARKGIDFEKKFQNRKHENRNNQEKTVKGTPEVDSKGNNNPPDNFHKSQSDARQPLVCRRCKKVGHIERFCRSKDGFLSTKTDTVSKPCTPYVCRGLVEGCDCEILIDSGCDMTLVHSDLVAAKKINRAEQAKITCRCVHDHVQAYPTAFVNIKVNNEDHNLLVGVCSDLPRDVILGRDFPKFGDLLGKGNKNHDRHSFVATRDHARKEKLREENELKSEKASGVISRQLDDVVNFQEEFGHLDGQILSNNPPKEKVHKTRSEKRKVRKEFAKTKEAQCSQDSELDILDIGRDKIKDYQVKDRTLISLREQMLVQKDDDTIKIVCKDGILFRQVFTKHQTEPIEQLVVPYPCRNSVLKVSHDIPLAGHLGRKKTLDRIKQRFFWPGIRKDVTEYCNTCESCQKTSKYKTKLKAPMIPMPIISEPFRRIAMDIVGPLARSKTGNKYVLVICDYATRYPEAIPLRSIEAPKIADELIKLFSRVGVPTEILTDQGSNFTSKLLSQIYKLLSIKGLTTSPYHPQTDGLVERFNGTLKTMIRKFVQDDPREWDKLLPYLLFAYREVPQESTGFSPFELLYGWKVRGPLDIMKEMWTGTVTGPQSVVSHVVKMRDRLTSMKDLVQENIELSQTKQKQKYDQKSVCREFSPGDEVLLLLPSSNDALEAKWQGPYKVLRKLGPVNYEVETNDKRKKSKVYHINLLKQFHRRTIELMLAINDVTGQDEGQDKDISWSNISSSNLTLDSGKGLDESQLSDLAEVFSEFDSVLQDKPGKTTVIKHDIEMNLGVHPVRLRAYPIPQAKLSKVKKEIESMLELGVIEESHSPWSSPYIMVPKPDGTARFCVNYKKVNSLSKFDAYPMPRIDEIIGRVGPAKFITKLDLCKGYWQVPLTERSKPYTAFSTPMGLYQFKYLPFGLHGAPATFQRMMDQLLRKKESYAAAYMDDLVIFSPDWESHIHHLRDIFRTLKQANLTVKPAKCSFAHSKVHYLGYVVGEGMIRPQKTKVEAVVGWEQPKTKKDVKSFLGLTGYYRKFIPNYADIAAPLTDLTGKKHPDKIKWTPECEDALVKLKQALCSDPVLRNPDFNAEFILQTDASDRGLGAVLSQLGPDGTDHPVLYLSRKMFPREQNYATIEKECLAIKWAVESLRYYLLGRKFKIVTDHQPLKWLVEMKETNKRLTRWSLDLQPYCFTVVHRRGISNGNADGLSRKPLT is encoded by the coding sequence atggctgataaacaatcaacaacaagATCCGGTAGAGAATACAGCGGCGGCGATGAAACTGATTCAGATGTAGAATCAGTTCAATCAGTACAACCTGAACAACAGGCAGAAGAGTCTGGACCAACCAGTGGACATAACCCTACAGGGGCTGACTCATTTTCAAaagattttttgttgttgatgcagCAGCAAATGCAACAGCAAATGCAACAGCAAATGCAACAGCAAATGCAGCAACAAATGCAACAGCAGAATCTTATGATGCAGCAGATGATGGACAGACAAGAACGTTTACGTAGGGAAGATATGGAGAAACAGCAAGCATTAGTAATGGCGTTAATGGATAAGCAAAAGGACAGTGAGGAGAAACGATTAAAAGACATAATGAGATTGAAGGAAGTTCAGATTGCAAAACTTTCTGATAGTgatgatattgaaaattatctcactacgttTGAACGAATTGCTAACACCTATGAGTGGCGAAAAGAACACTGGGTAGTAAAACTGATACCACATTTGACAGGCAAAGCAAGAGCAGCCTATGCATCACTACCAGTGACAGAAAGTAACCAGTACGACATAGTGAAGAAAGCAATATTACAAAGGTATGACATAACTGAAGAGACATATAGACAAAGGTTTAggtcaattaaaaagaaaagtgaagAAAGTTATAGAGAAATGTATGTTAGGTTGAAAGACTTATTTACTAAGTGGGCTAGGCCTGCTGATAAAAGCAAAGATGATTTagctgaaattgttattttagagcAATTAATAGATATTATGCCCACAGGGGTACAAATTTGGGTTAAAGAACATAAACCAGATTCTGGATTAAATGCTGCAGAATTAgcagataattattttcaagcTAGAAAAGGTATCGATTTTgagaaaaagtttcaaaatagaaaacacgaaaatagaAACAACCAGGAGAAAACAGTGAAAGGCACTCCTGAAGTTGACAGTAAGGGTAATAATAATCCCCCTGATAACTTTCATAAATCACAATCTGACGCTAGACAACCTCTCGTTTGTAGACGGTGCAAAAAAGTAGGCCATATTGAACGATTTTGTCGCAGTAAGGATGGCTTTTTGTCGACAAAGACAGATACTGTTTCAAAACCATGTACACCTTACGTTTGTAGAGGCCTAGTTGAAGGATGTGATTGTGAAATTTTGATAGACTCTGGATGTGATATGACACTTGTTCATTCTGATTTAGTAGCGGCTAAGAAAATTAATCGCGCGGAGCAAGCTAAAATTACATGCAGGTGCGTCCATGACCATGTCCAAGCCTATCCCACTGCATTTGTCAATATTAAGGTTAATAACGAAGACCATAATTTGTTGGTTGGCGTTTGCAGCGATTTACCAAGAGATGTAATTCTTGGTAGGGACTTTCCTAAATTTGGAGACTTATTAGGGAAGGGGAATAAGAATCATGATAGGCATAGTTTTGTTGCCACTAGAGATCATGctagaaaagaaaaactaagAGAGGAAAACGAATTAAAGTCGGAAAAAGCTTCTGGAGTTATTTCACGTCAGTTAGATGATGTGGTTAATTTTCAAGAAGAATTTGGACATTTAGATGGCCAAATACTCAGTAACAACCCTCCCAAGGAAAAAGTTCATAAAACCAGAAGTGAGAAACGAAAAGTTAGGAAAGAGTTTGCAAAAACAAAGGAAGCTCAATGTAGCCAAGATAGtgaattagacattttagaTATTGGCAGAGATAAAATTAAGGATTATCAGGTTAAGGATAGAACTTTAATTTCACTTCGAGAACAGATGTTAGTACAGAAAGATGATGACACTATAAAGATAGTCTGTAAGGatggaattttatttaggcAGGTTTTCACTAAACACCAGACAGAACCAATAGAGCAATTAGTAGTTCCATACCCTTGCCGTAATAGTGTATTGAAAGTCTCACATGATATTCCTTTGGCAGGTCATTTAGGTAGGAAAAAGACATTAGATAGGATAAAGCAGAGATTCTTTTGGCCTGGTATTAGAAAGGATGTGACTGAATATTGCAACACTTGTGAGAGTTGTCAGAAAACTTCaaagtataaaactaaattGAAGGCCCCGATGATTCCTATGCCAATAATCAGTGAACCATTCCGCCGAATCGCTATGGACATTGTTGGTCCACTAGCACGGAGTAAGACAGGAAATAAATATGTCTTGGTTATATGTGATTATGCAACTCGATATCCTGAGGCTATCCCACTGAGAAGTATTGAAGCTCCAAAGATAGCAGATgagttgattaaattattttccagGGTAGGGGTACCAACAGAAATTTTAACCGATCAAGGCTCTAACTTTACCTCTaagttgttgagtcaaatttaTAAGTTACTTTCAATTAAGGGCTTGACTACTTCTCCCTACCATCCACAAACCGATGGATTAGTGGAAAGATTTAATGGCACCCTCAAGACTATGATTAGAAAATTTGTTCAGGATGATCCCCGAGAATGGGATAAATTGCTTCCGTACCTATTATTTGCTTATAGGGAGGTACCGCAGGAGTCAACTGGGTTCTCTCCATTTGAATTATTGTATGGTTGGAAGGTACGAGGTCCACTTGATATAATGAAAGAAATGTGGACAGGCACGGTGACAGGTCCTCAAAGTGTGGTTTCACACGTTGTTAAAATGAGAGATAGGTTAACTTCAATGAAAGATCTAGTCCAGGAAAACATTGAACTATCCCAAAcaaagcaaaaacaaaaatatgatcAGAAATCTGTTTGTAGAGAATTTAGTCCAGGTGATGAAGTCCTATTACTCTTACCATCTAGTAACGATGCATTAGAGGCAAAATGGCAAGGTCCTTACAAGGTTTTAAGGAAACTAGGTCCAGTAAACTATGAGGTGGAAACTAATGATAAACGGAAAAAGTCAAAAGTCTACCacataaatcttttaaaacaatttcatcGTAGAACTATTGAGCTTATGCTGGCTATAAATGATGTAACGGGACAAGACGAGGGTCAAGATAAGGACATTTCGTGGTCAAATATTTCTAGTTCCAATTTAACCTTAGATTCTGGTAAAGGATTAGATGAATCTCAGCTTTCAGATTTAGCGGAGGTGTTTTCTGAATTTGACTCAGTGTTACAGGATAAGCCAGGAAAAACTACTGTAATAAAGCATGATATTGAAATGAACCTAGGGGTACACCCAGTTAGATTAAGAGCTTATCCAATTCCTCAGGCTAAGTTAAGCAAAGTAAAGAAAGAGATAGAATCTATGTTGGAACTTGGGGTAATAGAAGAGTCTCACAGTCCCTGGTCCTCTCCTTATATCATGGTACCAAAGCCAGACGGTACAGCTCGCTTTTGCgtaaattacaaaaaagtgAATAGCTTGAGCAAGTTTGATGCATATCCAATGCCTCGAATAGATGAAATAATAGGCAGGGTTGGTCCTGCTAAATTTATAACAAAGTTAGATTTATGTAAAGGTTACTGGCAGGTTCCATTAACTGAACGGTCAAAACCATATACTGCTTTTTCAACACCAATGGGTTTGTACCAATTTAAGTATTTACCATTTGGCTTGCATGGGGCTCCTGCAACGTTTCAAAGAATGATGGATCAACTTTTGCGCAAGAAAGAATCTTATGCAGCAGCTTATATGGATGATCTGGTAATATTTAGTCCAGACTGGGAAAGTCATATCCATCATCTTAGGGACATTTTTCGGACCCTCAAGCAAGCTAATCTGACAGTCAAACCTGCAAAATGTAGTTTCGCACATAGTAAAGTGCATTATTTAGGGTATGTAGTTGGAGAGGGAATGATACGTCCTCAAAAGACTAAGGTAGAAGCGGTAGTAGGTTGGGAACAACCTAAAACTAAGAAGGATGTTAAATCTTTTCTTGGCCTGACAGGATACTACCGAAAGTTTATTCCTAATTATGCTGACATTGCAGCACCTCTAACTGATCTGACGGGAAAAAAACATCCAGATAAAATCAAATGGACGCCTGAGTGCGAAGATGCACTTGTAAAGTTAAAACAGGCGTTATGTTCCGACCCTGTGTTACGAAACCCAGATTTTAATGCAGAGTTTATACTGCAAACAGATGCGTCAGATCGAGGGTTAGGTGCAGTACTTAGTCAACTAGGCCCTGATGGTACTGACCATCCAGTATTGTATCTTAGTCGTAAGATGTTCCCAAGGGAACAGAATTATGCAACTATAGAGAAAGAGTGTTTAGCTATAAAATGGGCTGTCGAAAGTCTGCGATATTATCTACTAGGCAGAAAATTTAAGATAGTTACTGACCACCAACCACTCAAATGGTTGGTTGAAATGAAAGAGACAAACAAAAGACTAACTAGATGGAGTCTTGATTTACAACCTTATTGCTTTACTGTTGTACATAGAAGGGGTATTTCTAATGGTAATGCTGACGGATTGTCACGAAAACCATTAACTTAA